A genomic region of Salinibacter pepae contains the following coding sequences:
- the fliE gene encoding flagellar hook-basal body complex protein FliE, protein MKAAQLQNYRQAAIQQTDEGGGDDLPNLDEATDGPSFSDTLENAVEGVDEAQDTANEKVSAFVAGEEKDLHEVMISMNQARLQFELMNEVRSKGLQAYQKLMQTQI, encoded by the coding sequence ATGAAGGCTGCACAGCTCCAAAATTACCGCCAGGCCGCCATCCAGCAGACGGATGAGGGGGGCGGCGACGATCTCCCCAACCTGGACGAGGCGACCGACGGCCCCAGCTTCAGCGACACGCTCGAGAACGCGGTCGAAGGGGTTGACGAGGCGCAGGACACGGCCAACGAGAAGGTAAGCGCCTTCGTGGCGGGGGAGGAGAAGGACCTGCACGAGGTGATGATCTCGATGAACCAGGCTCGGCTTCAGTTCGAGCTCATGAACGAGGTGCGCAGCAAAGGACTCCAGGCCTACCAGAAGCTGATGCAGACGCAGATCTAG
- a CDS encoding flagellar basal body rod protein FlgB, whose amino-acid sequence METTQVRLLRNAMSAYAQRRRAASSNLANIDTPGYDRMSVSFEEELQDVRRHSGSLREQSEVEPDTEVEDEAPVLEEELMSLTDTQMRTRLASRALTEHFDLMRMGITGSAR is encoded by the coding sequence ATGGAAACCACACAGGTTCGCCTTCTGCGCAACGCGATGTCCGCCTACGCCCAGCGTCGGCGGGCCGCGTCCAGCAACCTCGCAAACATCGACACGCCCGGATACGACCGGATGTCGGTCTCCTTCGAAGAGGAGCTGCAGGACGTGCGTCGGCACTCGGGCAGCCTCCGGGAGCAGTCGGAGGTGGAGCCCGACACGGAGGTGGAAGACGAGGCGCCCGTGCTCGAGGAGGAGCTCATGTCGCTGACGGACACGCAGATGCGCACGCGGTTGGCCTCGCGGGCGCTTACCGAGCACTTTGACCTCATGCGAATGGGCATCACCGGAAGCGCGCGGTAG
- the fliG gene encoding flagellar motor switch protein FliG encodes MSPSPEGAPGTALPDDPEDLTGAQKAATLLIALGVDTASDVLKHLNDKEVEKVSVEVARMRNAPSELVEEVLLEYRDVARAQDYVTKGGVEYAREVLNEALGNRRAEEVMMRVEAAMEVSAFHLLQTVETDQLTGFLRREHPQTAALILAHLNPRKAAEIISGLEEDLQSEIMYRLATIGNTSPEMINDIEEVIRNQLGSVIGAETSVMGGIEQAAEILNTTSRSSEKNILDNLRDRSEELASDIKNLMFVFDDLTKIRAEDLQKLLMEVDQEDLALGLKGASDELQNKVMRNVSDRVAEALDEEIELLGRVRVSDVEEAQNRILEIAQELEEKDEIALTSASEEAVIE; translated from the coding sequence ATGAGCCCAAGCCCGGAGGGGGCCCCGGGCACCGCCCTCCCCGACGACCCGGAGGACCTGACCGGGGCCCAGAAGGCCGCCACGCTCCTCATCGCCCTCGGCGTGGACACGGCCAGCGACGTCCTCAAGCACCTCAACGACAAGGAGGTGGAAAAGGTGTCCGTGGAGGTGGCCCGCATGCGCAACGCCCCCAGCGAGCTGGTGGAGGAGGTGCTCCTGGAGTACCGGGACGTGGCGCGCGCTCAGGACTACGTAACGAAGGGCGGTGTGGAATACGCCCGCGAGGTGCTCAACGAGGCCCTGGGCAACCGCCGGGCCGAAGAGGTCATGATGCGGGTGGAGGCGGCGATGGAGGTGTCGGCGTTCCACCTCCTGCAGACGGTTGAGACGGACCAGCTGACCGGCTTCCTGCGGCGCGAACACCCCCAGACCGCCGCGCTCATTCTTGCCCACCTCAACCCCCGCAAGGCCGCAGAGATCATCTCGGGGCTGGAGGAGGATCTGCAGAGCGAGATCATGTACCGCCTGGCCACGATCGGCAACACCTCCCCCGAGATGATCAACGACATCGAGGAGGTCATTCGGAACCAGCTCGGGTCCGTCATCGGCGCCGAGACGAGCGTTATGGGGGGCATCGAACAGGCCGCCGAGATCCTGAACACGACGAGCCGCTCCTCCGAGAAAAACATTCTCGACAACCTCCGGGACCGCTCCGAGGAACTGGCCTCCGACATCAAGAACCTCATGTTCGTCTTCGACGACCTGACGAAAATTCGGGCGGAGGACCTTCAGAAGCTGCTCATGGAGGTGGACCAGGAAGACTTGGCCCTCGGCCTCAAGGGCGCCTCCGACGAGCTGCAAAACAAGGTCATGCGCAACGTGAGCGACCGGGTGGCCGAGGCCCTCGACGAGGAGATCGAGCTGCTCGGCCGCGTCCGGGTGAGCGACGTTGAGGAGGCCCAGAACCGCATCCTGGAGATCGCGCAGGAGCTCGAAGAGAAGGATGAGATCGCGCTGACCAGCGCCTCCGAAGAGGCGGTCATCGAGTAG
- the flgC gene encoding flagellar basal body rod protein FlgC, giving the protein MPIGSQFLPAMKTAARGLEAQRRKLGAATENLANATTSRTEDGDPFRIKRAVQEVDNADYERLNRGGLDPQLELRSTNARHLREASLPPEQATGTLGPETEIEEIERERLEYDPSHPHADEEGYVHYPDVNVAQEMARMTSANRVYEANLSAVEATKSMAQRTFEI; this is encoded by the coding sequence ATGCCGATCGGAAGCCAGTTTCTCCCCGCGATGAAGACCGCCGCCCGCGGCCTGGAGGCCCAGCGCCGCAAGCTGGGCGCCGCCACGGAGAACCTCGCCAACGCCACCACCTCGCGCACAGAGGACGGGGACCCGTTCCGGATTAAGCGGGCGGTGCAGGAGGTCGACAACGCGGACTACGAGCGCCTGAACCGAGGGGGGCTCGACCCGCAGCTCGAACTGCGCAGCACCAATGCCCGGCACCTGCGCGAGGCCTCGCTCCCGCCGGAGCAGGCCACCGGAACCCTGGGCCCTGAGACCGAGATCGAGGAGATCGAGCGGGAGCGCCTCGAGTACGACCCCTCCCACCCGCACGCCGACGAGGAGGGCTACGTCCACTACCCGGACGTGAACGTCGCCCAGGAAATGGCCCGGATGACGTCCGCCAACCGCGTCTACGAGGCCAACCTCTCGGCGGTGGAGGCCACCAAGAGCATGGCCCAGCGCACCTTCGAGATCTGA
- the fliF gene encoding flagellar basal-body MS-ring/collar protein FliF, whose translation METFLARIQQFLGRLSTGQQVGLGLLAVGTIALLVGTAYWSSQPDYALLFGDLEPEAANRVVSRLKEEGTPYELRNQGAAVYVPRASMHELRLQFSSDGTIDDGQTGYELFDQGTLGMTDFMQKLNSKRALEGELARTVSSIGQVESARVHLVEPEDDPFEAQQVEASASVVLSLAGGSLAQAQVQGVTQLVAGAVEKLSPSQVKVIDQDGTMLSDPNAADENVQMTSTQIDMQRSVEEQLMKQGQSMLRKVVGPDNAVVRVSTELDFDRTVTEKDLVDPESATVVSEERMREEGGGDEAGNSNSVVRNFEVSRTTKRSEKSVGDVSRLTVSVVVDQERTTGPDGEPTYEPRSQEEIAKIESLVKNAVGFDEERGDRFTIQQTRLTTDAGRAGPAAGDGGGEAPMRLYLRYGLILVAIGAAVWVARSLVQALTATPEEQPTPLQAAESRQVEGRTADGAVEEGDGPAALQETEEEEESLVKDDMYTNKLSDEAKARLEARSEMFEEIQDQVEENPEQTADLIRSWLVEDQTM comes from the coding sequence ATGGAGACGTTTCTCGCCCGCATTCAGCAATTTCTGGGGCGCCTCTCGACCGGGCAGCAGGTGGGGCTCGGGCTGTTGGCGGTCGGGACGATTGCCCTTCTCGTCGGCACGGCCTACTGGTCGAGCCAGCCCGACTACGCGCTTCTCTTTGGCGACCTGGAGCCGGAGGCGGCCAACCGGGTGGTCAGCCGGCTGAAGGAGGAGGGGACGCCCTACGAGCTCCGCAATCAGGGCGCGGCGGTGTACGTCCCGCGCGCCTCCATGCACGAGTTGCGCCTTCAGTTCAGCTCGGACGGCACCATCGACGACGGGCAGACCGGGTACGAGCTGTTCGACCAGGGGACGCTCGGGATGACGGACTTCATGCAGAAGCTCAACAGCAAGCGCGCGCTGGAGGGGGAGCTGGCCCGGACGGTGTCGAGCATCGGGCAGGTGGAGAGTGCGCGCGTGCACCTCGTGGAGCCGGAGGACGATCCGTTTGAGGCCCAGCAGGTGGAGGCGAGCGCCTCGGTCGTCCTGAGCCTCGCGGGCGGGTCGTTGGCGCAGGCGCAGGTGCAGGGGGTCACCCAGCTGGTGGCGGGCGCGGTGGAGAAGCTGAGCCCCTCCCAGGTGAAGGTGATCGACCAGGACGGAACCATGCTGTCCGACCCCAACGCCGCGGACGAGAACGTGCAGATGACCTCTACGCAGATCGACATGCAGCGGTCGGTGGAGGAGCAGCTCATGAAGCAGGGGCAGTCGATGCTCCGGAAGGTGGTGGGGCCGGACAATGCCGTCGTTCGGGTCTCCACGGAGCTCGACTTCGACCGCACGGTGACGGAGAAGGACCTCGTCGACCCCGAGAGCGCCACCGTCGTTAGCGAGGAGCGGATGCGGGAGGAGGGCGGCGGGGACGAGGCGGGCAATTCGAACTCGGTCGTCCGCAACTTCGAGGTGAGCCGCACCACGAAGCGGTCGGAGAAGAGCGTGGGGGATGTGAGCCGGCTGACGGTCTCGGTGGTCGTCGACCAGGAACGGACGACGGGGCCGGACGGGGAGCCCACGTACGAGCCGCGCAGCCAGGAGGAGATTGCCAAGATCGAGTCGCTCGTCAAGAACGCCGTTGGGTTCGATGAGGAGCGGGGGGACCGGTTCACGATTCAGCAGACCCGCCTCACCACCGACGCCGGGCGGGCCGGGCCGGCTGCCGGAGACGGCGGCGGGGAGGCCCCGATGCGGCTATACCTGCGGTACGGGCTCATCCTCGTGGCGATTGGGGCGGCCGTCTGGGTGGCCCGCTCGCTCGTGCAGGCCCTCACCGCGACCCCGGAGGAGCAGCCCACGCCGCTCCAGGCCGCCGAATCGCGTCAGGTCGAGGGGCGGACGGCGGACGGGGCGGTCGAGGAGGGAGACGGCCCCGCCGCCCTCCAGGAGACCGAGGAGGAGGAAGAGAGCCTGGTCAAAGACGACATGTACACCAACAAGCTCTCCGACGAGGCCAAGGCGCGCCTGGAGGCCCGGAGTGAGATGTTCGAGGAGATTCAGGACCAGGTCGAAGAAAACCCCGAGCAGACCGCCGATCTGATCCGGTCCTGGCTCGTGGAGGATCAAACCATGTAG